A region of Photobacterium sanguinicancri DNA encodes the following proteins:
- the rimI gene encoding ribosomal protein S18-alanine N-acetyltransferase — translation MTINIVPLDTQHLDAVWHIEQAAHAFPWAESMVRAEPSKRACNFALLVDNTLVGYCFGQLVAGEATLLNIAIDPQAQGKGYGKTLLDGFMSQMRDQGAEDIWLEVRASNTRASHLYEALGFNEINRREGYYPAENGREDALIMTYMVM, via the coding sequence ATGACAATTAATATCGTTCCGTTAGACACACAACATCTTGATGCCGTATGGCATATCGAGCAGGCTGCGCATGCGTTTCCTTGGGCTGAATCTATGGTTCGTGCCGAACCGAGTAAGCGTGCCTGTAATTTTGCGTTATTAGTTGATAATACGCTGGTGGGTTATTGCTTCGGTCAGTTGGTGGCAGGTGAAGCCACTTTGCTAAATATTGCGATTGACCCGCAAGCACAAGGTAAAGGTTACGGTAAAACCTTGCTTGATGGCTTTATGTCACAGATGCGCGATCAGGGTGCGGAAGACATCTGGCTTGAAGTTCGTGCAAGCAATACCCGTGCTTCACACTTGTATGAAGCACTCGGTTTTAATGAAATAAACCGTCGTGAAGGGTACTACCCAGCTGAGAATGGCCGCGAAGACGCATTAATCATGACCTACATGGTAATGTAA
- the prfC gene encoding peptide chain release factor 3, whose translation MSFLQEVGKRRTFAIISHPDAGKTTITEKVLLFGNAIQKAGTVKGRGSNQHAKSDWMEMEKERGISVTTSVMQFPYNDCLVNLLDTPGHEDFSEDTYRTLTAVDSCLMVIDAAKGVEDRTRKLMEVTRLRDTPIVTFMNKLDRDVRDPMEVLDEVESELGMACAPISWPIGCGKEFKGVYHIHRDETILYSSGHGHEIQEVRTIKGLDNPELDIAVGEDLAASVREELELVIGACPEFDQELFLAGELTPVYFGTALGNFGVDHMLDGLTKWAPAPQTRKANERDVEATEEKFSGFVFKIQANMDPKHRDRIAFMRIVSGTYNQGMKMNHVRSGKNVSISDAVTFMAGDRSRAEQAFAGDIIGLHNHGTIQIGDTFTQGENLKFAGIPNFAPELFRRIRLKDPLKQKQLLKGLVQLSEEGAVQVFRPLQNNDLIVGAVGVLQFDVVVARLKAEYNVEAIYEGINVATARWVECGDAKKLEDFKRKNQQNLALDGGDNLSYIAPTMVNLNLARERFPDVDFRATREH comes from the coding sequence ATGTCTTTTCTACAAGAAGTGGGTAAACGCCGTACGTTTGCTATCATTTCTCACCCCGATGCGGGTAAAACAACCATTACCGAAAAAGTATTATTATTCGGAAACGCGATCCAAAAAGCAGGTACCGTTAAAGGCCGTGGTTCTAACCAGCATGCTAAGTCTGACTGGATGGAAATGGAAAAAGAACGTGGTATCTCGGTAACAACGTCGGTGATGCAGTTCCCGTACAACGATTGTCTAGTGAACCTACTTGATACTCCAGGACACGAAGACTTCTCGGAAGATACGTACCGTACGCTAACAGCCGTTGACTCATGTTTGATGGTTATTGATGCAGCTAAAGGTGTCGAAGATCGTACCCGTAAACTGATGGAAGTTACGCGTCTGCGTGATACGCCAATCGTTACCTTTATGAACAAACTTGACCGTGACGTTCGTGACCCAATGGAAGTGCTAGATGAAGTAGAAAGCGAGCTTGGTATGGCTTGTGCTCCTATTTCATGGCCGATTGGTTGTGGTAAAGAATTTAAAGGTGTTTACCATATTCACCGTGATGAAACTATCTTGTACTCGTCTGGTCATGGCCATGAGATCCAAGAAGTACGCACAATTAAAGGTCTCGACAACCCTGAGCTTGATATCGCTGTTGGTGAAGACTTAGCCGCGAGTGTACGTGAAGAACTAGAGCTGGTGATCGGTGCGTGTCCTGAGTTTGATCAAGAGCTTTTCTTAGCGGGTGAGCTAACGCCAGTGTACTTCGGTACTGCATTGGGTAACTTCGGTGTAGACCACATGCTAGACGGTCTAACCAAGTGGGCTCCAGCACCGCAAACGCGTAAAGCGAATGAGCGTGATGTTGAAGCGACGGAAGAGAAATTCTCTGGTTTCGTCTTTAAAATCCAAGCAAACATGGATCCTAAGCACCGTGACCGTATCGCCTTCATGCGCATCGTGTCGGGTACTTACAACCAAGGCATGAAGATGAACCACGTTCGTTCTGGCAAAAATGTCAGCATTTCGGATGCGGTAACCTTTATGGCGGGCGACCGTTCACGTGCAGAGCAAGCATTTGCAGGTGATATTATTGGTTTACACAACCACGGTACGATCCAAATTGGTGATACCTTTACCCAAGGTGAAAACCTGAAGTTTGCGGGTATCCCTAACTTCGCACCTGAATTGTTCCGTCGTATTCGCCTAAAAGATCCACTGAAGCAAAAGCAATTGCTTAAAGGCTTAGTTCAGCTTTCAGAAGAAGGTGCGGTACAGGTATTCCGTCCGCTACAAAATAACGATCTGATCGTTGGTGCGGTAGGTGTGCTTCAGTTTGATGTGGTTGTTGCTCGCTTGAAAGCAGAGTACAACGTAGAAGCCATTTACGAAGGTATTAACGTAGCAACAGCACGTTGGGTCGAATGTGGTGATGCGAAGAAGTTGGAAGACTTCAAACGTAAGAACCAACAAAACCTTGCGCTAGATGGTGGTGACAACCTGAGTTACATCGCGCCGACTATGGTTAACCTTAACCTAGCTCGCGAGCGTTTCCCAGACGTTGATTTCCGCGCAACACGCGAACACTAA